Sequence from the Syntrophorhabdaceae bacterium genome:
GCTCGCACCGAGAGGCATATCCGTGCCGAAGAGGATCTTATCGCACCCGAACCAGGCAAGACCGCACATGAGGGCCGGCGTGCTGCCGTAAAGGGCCGTGTCATTGTAAAAATTCTTTAGCCCCGGCGCCCCGCCTATTCTGTCTCCGAAAAATGGGATCATGCCTCCGCAGTGATGCGTAATGAACTTGATACCGGGGAACTCCTCAAACACGCCGCTCTCCACAAGACGGACCATGGTCACGCTCGTTTCGAACGGCCAGCGCAACCCGTGGAGCACATGCGGACCTTTAAGCCACTGCCGGGAATGGGGCGAGACCGTCGATTGAGGCAGGTCCCACGGATGGATCCAGATCGGTAAATCATAACGGGCCATCATCTCAAGAAGGGGTCGAAACTTTGGCTCATTAAGACCCTCTCCGTTGATGTTCGTGAAGACCTGGATGCCCCTGAAATTGAGTTTGGTGATAGCCCTCTCAGTTTCCTGCATGC
This genomic interval carries:
- a CDS encoding amidohydrolase family protein — translated: MKIDIFSHFMPEKYLKALRDKARTDADVSELGQWVDSNPALTQVDMRLRVMERYPDVLQVLTMATPPLETVVGESDAIELARLGNDEMARLVSTYPNRFVAAVACLPLSDVAESMQETERAITKLNFRGIQVFTNINGEGLNEPKFRPLLEMMARYDLPIWIHPWDLPQSTVSPHSRQWLKGPHVLHGLRWPFETSVTMVRLVESGVFEEFPGIKFITHHCGGMIPFFGDRIGGAPGLKNFYNDTALYGSTPALMCGLAWFGCDKILFGTDMPLGASKSGSYGRTLDTIESIQRMDISEGDREKIFSGNARRLLKLLM